A window from Methanobacterium formicicum DSM 3637 encodes these proteins:
- the hmdC gene encoding 5,10-methenyltetrahydromethanopterin hydrogenase cofactor biosynthesis protein HmdC yields the protein MYDIVKEAVNDMDSALELSKANKNVNDVVDAVSELSTAEATQLGMNFKKFPIGCDLTEIVVGTCASDLGRDELMGNCMLSNMLGASIHVCAYAFADIAEANNMRGIDILREVREATDVPLDLDHFGRFGAMRFPREIVKCPGQCYNQGPPFQECPRDRIHARLVDKEEAAQDEREEWIKCSSSVAINVTSAQGGEGHAAPLEEAEEIASLAQEYGKGVEAIMFIGDGYDDLVTGFSKALELGADIFVLEGGPFNQSSNRLDSFAKAVAMARILVPGKIVATNGAYEDECRVGLRAGLNAIITGFPSNHHGYMCGYSPGTAKKGNFGLPRVIKIIKEELKPGLTNVPIQRGELEALASSIKVVGPENVYPQKIGEFTLGDAHWAVVPNSPIYEKVEVQRTIQSIHESLTGSSAALIGGRFVSWALARELNKDMDEIIISDKDPWVEKVTVDILNRELPSTVIGASSDDKLASQNADHTIITSTIPGLVRRISGNLDGAITLI from the coding sequence GTGTATGATATAGTCAAAGAAGCAGTAAATGATATGGATTCAGCTCTTGAACTTAGTAAAGCTAATAAAAATGTCAACGATGTGGTGGATGCAGTTTCCGAACTATCCACTGCTGAGGCCACCCAGCTGGGAATGAACTTCAAAAAATTCCCCATAGGATGTGATCTGACTGAGATCGTGGTTGGTACCTGTGCCTCTGACCTGGGAAGAGATGAACTCATGGGTAACTGCATGTTATCCAACATGCTTGGTGCTTCCATCCATGTATGTGCCTATGCCTTTGCTGATATTGCCGAAGCTAACAACATGCGGGGTATTGATATCCTTAGAGAAGTTAGAGAAGCCACTGATGTTCCACTGGACCTGGACCACTTTGGTCGTTTCGGAGCCATGCGCTTCCCAAGGGAGATTGTTAAATGCCCGGGACAGTGTTATAATCAGGGCCCACCATTTCAGGAATGTCCACGGGACAGGATCCACGCCAGACTCGTGGATAAAGAGGAAGCTGCACAGGACGAGAGGGAAGAATGGATTAAATGTTCATCATCTGTGGCCATTAATGTAACCAGTGCCCAGGGTGGGGAAGGTCATGCTGCACCCTTGGAAGAGGCTGAAGAAATTGCTAGTCTTGCCCAGGAATACGGTAAAGGAGTGGAGGCCATCATGTTCATTGGAGATGGATACGATGATCTGGTCACCGGATTCAGTAAAGCCCTTGAATTGGGGGCGGACATCTTTGTACTGGAGGGAGGACCATTTAACCAATCCAGTAACCGTTTGGATAGCTTTGCCAAGGCCGTTGCCATGGCACGTATACTGGTTCCAGGGAAAATCGTGGCCACCAACGGTGCCTATGAAGATGAATGTCGTGTGGGTCTGCGAGCAGGACTTAACGCCATAATCACTGGTTTTCCCAGTAACCACCATGGATACATGTGCGGATACAGTCCAGGAACTGCGAAAAAAGGTAATTTTGGACTTCCACGGGTTATTAAAATAATCAAAGAAGAACTCAAACCAGGTTTGACCAACGTACCAATACAGAGGGGAGAACTAGAAGCACTGGCCTCTTCAATTAAGGTAGTGGGTCCTGAAAATGTTTATCCACAGAAAATAGGAGAGTTCACATTGGGAGATGCCCATTGGGCAGTGGTTCCCAATTCACCCATTTATGAAAAGGTTGAAGTTCAAAGGACCATCCAGAGTATTCATGAAAGTTTAACAGGTAGTAGTGCTGCACTCATTGGAGGCAGGTTCGTGTCATGGGCTTTAGCCAGAGAACTCAACAAGGATATGGATGAGATCATCATCAGTGATAAAGATCCATGGGTGGAGAAGGTAACTGTGGACATCTTAAATAGAGAACTCCCATCCACTGTCATTGGGGCCTCATCAGATGATAAATTAGCATCACAAAATGCAGATCATACCATAATCACCTCCACCATTCCAGGACTGGTTAGGAGGATTTCAGGGAATTTGGATGGAGCTATTACTTTGATTTGA
- the hmd gene encoding 5,10-methenyltetrahydromethanopterin hydrogenase, translating into MKLAILGAGCYRTHAASGITNFSRACEVAEQVGKPEIAMTHSTIAMGAELKELAGIDEIVVSDPVFDNDFTVIDDFEYEAVIEAHKKDPESIMPQIREKVNAVAKDLPKPPKGAIHFTHPEDLGFEVTTDDNEAVQDADWVMTWFPKGDMQMGIIKEFADNLKEGAILTHACTVPTTMFQKIFEDLSSDEMNIAPKVNVSSYHPGAVPEMKGQVYIAEGYASEDAICKLVDWGVAARGDAFKLPAELLGPVCDMCSALTAITYAGILSYRDSVMNILGAPAGFAQMMAKESLTQVTDLMNSVGIDHMEEKLDPGALLGTADSMNFGAAADVLPSVLEVLENRKGKGPTCNI; encoded by the coding sequence ATGAAACTTGCAATATTGGGGGCCGGTTGTTATAGAACCCACGCAGCCAGTGGGATAACCAACTTCAGCCGAGCCTGCGAAGTAGCAGAACAAGTTGGAAAACCAGAAATAGCCATGACTCATTCCACCATTGCCATGGGGGCAGAACTCAAGGAATTAGCAGGCATAGATGAAATAGTGGTATCAGATCCGGTATTTGACAATGACTTCACTGTCATTGATGATTTTGAATACGAAGCAGTTATTGAAGCTCATAAAAAAGATCCTGAAAGCATAATGCCACAGATCAGGGAAAAAGTCAATGCAGTAGCTAAAGACCTTCCAAAGCCACCTAAAGGAGCTATTCATTTCACACACCCTGAAGATCTTGGTTTTGAAGTCACCACCGATGATAACGAAGCAGTTCAGGATGCAGACTGGGTCATGACCTGGTTCCCTAAGGGTGACATGCAGATGGGAATCATCAAGGAATTCGCCGATAACCTCAAAGAAGGCGCTATCTTAACCCATGCCTGTACAGTGCCTACCACTATGTTCCAGAAAATATTCGAAGACCTATCAAGTGATGAAATGAACATTGCACCAAAAGTCAATGTATCTTCGTATCACCCTGGAGCAGTACCTGAAATGAAAGGACAGGTGTACATTGCAGAAGGTTACGCCTCTGAAGATGCCATCTGTAAACTGGTTGATTGGGGTGTAGCAGCCCGTGGGGATGCTTTCAAACTCCCTGCAGAACTATTAGGTCCAGTGTGTGACATGTGCTCGGCACTCACTGCCATAACCTACGCTGGAATATTGAGCTACCGTGACTCAGTAATGAACATACTGGGCGCTCCAGCAGGATTCGCACAGATGATGGCCAAAGAATCACTGACCCAGGTAACCGATCTGATGAACAGTGTGGGAATTGACCACATGGAAGAAAAACTGGACCCCGGAGCACTCCTGGGAACAGCAGACTCCATGAACTTCGGTGCTGCCGCAGATGTCTTACCTTCAGTCCTGGAAGTACTGGAAAACAGAAAAGGAAAGGGACCAACCTGTAACATATAA
- a CDS encoding H(2)-dependent methylenetetrahydromethanopterin dehydrogenase-related protein produces MKIAVYGAGNQELYVNQLKLPEKYGGTPPYGGSRMAIEFKKAGHDVYLAEPDRSMLTIDMWKTVEDSGVIVTSDDAEAARNAEIAVLFTPFGKPTFNIAKNIITHLPEGGVITNTCTVSPLVLYYVLEVEIKRKRKDVGISSMHPAAVPGTPQHGHYVIGGHTTNDLDLATPEQIKKCEDLVKSCNKDAYVVPADVSSAVADMGSLVTAVTLSGVLDYYQVGTRIIKAPQEMVEKQILMTLQTMASLVESSGVNGLLKAMHPELLVKSASSMHLLDEQKDLDAALETLSNLDPELMENARDADIKPTNLVAAQALSKELLNLMGERASEGTIRRCMRKMFE; encoded by the coding sequence ATGAAAATAGCAGTTTATGGTGCTGGAAATCAGGAACTTTATGTTAATCAACTGAAATTACCAGAAAAATACGGGGGAACCCCTCCTTATGGGGGAAGCAGGATGGCAATTGAATTTAAAAAAGCAGGTCATGATGTTTACCTTGCAGAACCTGATCGGAGCATGCTTACTATTGATATGTGGAAAACAGTAGAAGATAGTGGGGTGATAGTCACCTCCGACGATGCTGAAGCTGCCCGTAATGCAGAAATAGCGGTTCTCTTCACACCCTTTGGTAAACCCACCTTTAACATTGCTAAAAATATCATAACTCACCTTCCAGAAGGTGGTGTGATTACCAACACCTGCACTGTTTCTCCCCTGGTACTGTACTATGTGCTGGAAGTGGAGATTAAAAGAAAAAGAAAAGATGTGGGAATAAGTTCCATGCACCCTGCAGCCGTTCCTGGGACTCCCCAACATGGCCACTATGTGATTGGAGGCCACACCACCAATGATCTGGACTTAGCCACACCGGAACAGATTAAAAAGTGCGAGGACCTGGTTAAAAGCTGCAATAAAGATGCTTACGTTGTTCCTGCGGATGTTTCATCGGCAGTGGCGGACATGGGATCCCTGGTAACTGCAGTGACCCTTTCAGGGGTTCTGGACTACTATCAAGTGGGCACCAGGATCATTAAGGCACCCCAGGAAATGGTTGAAAAACAGATACTCATGACCCTGCAGACCATGGCCTCCCTGGTGGAGTCATCTGGAGTTAATGGCCTCTTAAAAGCAATGCATCCAGAGTTACTGGTTAAAAGTGCCAGTTCTATGCACCTTTTAGATGAACAGAAAGATTTAGATGCAGCCTTAGAAACTTTATCCAATCTGGATCCGGAGTTGATGGAAAATGCCAGGGATGCAGATATAAAACCAACCAACCTGGTGGCTGCCCAGGCCTTATCAAAGGAACTTCTGAATTTAATGGGGGAAAGGGCATCTGAAGGTACCATCAGGCGGTGCATGCGTAAGATGTTTGAGTGA
- the mcrD gene encoding methyl-coenzyme M reductase operon protein D, producing the protein MDIESDVENQVTDIEIFPHRLLGCETTEKLLLDLDGINEVNRIVLHGRRMSISETGEESRFITIKGQKIDLHVKTGRVLIEVKTTEIEDPDQFHDNIREICARHLPFGFNISEGTFIRKQKTVTDGLKYGASLEHLPDEMIGLTDQNALIHERATVIKK; encoded by the coding sequence ATGGATATTGAAAGTGATGTTGAAAATCAGGTAACAGATATTGAAATATTTCCCCACCGTTTGTTGGGTTGTGAAACTACTGAAAAGCTATTACTTGACTTGGATGGTATAAATGAGGTTAATAGGATAGTTCTACATGGGAGAAGAATGTCAATTTCAGAAACTGGTGAAGAATCCAGGTTCATCACAATTAAGGGTCAAAAAATTGATTTGCATGTTAAAACTGGCCGAGTTTTAATTGAAGTTAAAACAACCGAAATAGAAGATCCTGATCAGTTCCACGATAACATAAGGGAAATATGTGCCAGGCATCTACCTTTTGGATTTAACATAAGTGAAGGAACTTTCATCCGTAAACAGAAAACAGTGACTGATGGACTTAAATATGGGGCTAGTTTAGAACACTTGCCTGATGAGATGATCGGTTTAACTGATCAAAATGCCCTGATCCATGAAAGAGCGACAGTTATCAAAAAATAA
- a CDS encoding metallophosphoesterase, with amino-acid sequence MFIEPYWIETKYVTIESDQIPSQFDGKTIVFLSDIHAGPDFSQDRIDSVVSQVNALNPDLILLGGDYVDGDSANINSTFESLSKLKAPLGVYAVLGNKDPQYKTLNAIPTYGITYIGNKGTWIVENGSRIRLGGVGDYNNGVQIPNATTSVVTPQDFVIMVTHNPDYFPNVDKSKVDLVFSGHTHGGQVTFFGLWAPVTHSDYGNKYRTGVIEENNSTLIVSNGIGTTMLPLRFFARPQIIVVELKKT; translated from the coding sequence ATGTTCATCGAGCCATACTGGATTGAAACCAAGTATGTGACCATTGAATCTGATCAGATTCCAAGCCAGTTTGACGGGAAAACCATTGTTTTCCTATCAGATATTCATGCTGGTCCTGATTTTAGTCAGGACCGGATCGACAGCGTGGTCAGCCAGGTTAATGCTCTAAACCCCGATTTAATACTCCTGGGAGGAGATTATGTGGATGGGGATTCTGCCAATATTAACTCAACCTTTGAGTCACTATCCAAACTTAAAGCACCCCTGGGTGTTTACGCAGTCTTAGGGAATAAAGATCCCCAGTATAAAACCCTGAACGCCATTCCCACCTACGGAATTACTTACATTGGCAATAAGGGAACCTGGATTGTGGAAAACGGTTCCAGGATCCGTCTTGGAGGTGTGGGTGATTACAACAACGGTGTTCAGATCCCCAATGCCACCACTTCAGTGGTTACACCCCAGGACTTCGTTATTATGGTTACCCATAATCCTGATTATTTCCCCAATGTGGATAAGTCCAAGGTGGACCTGGTTTTCTCTGGTCACACCCATGGTGGGCAGGTAACATTTTTCGGCCTATGGGCACCAGTCACTCATTCTGATTACGGGAATAAATACAGGACTGGAGTGATTGAAGAGAATAACAGCACTTTAATCGTTAGTAATGGTATAGGAACAACCATGCTGCCCTTACGGTTTTTTGCAAGGCCCCAGATAATTGTGGTTGAACTAAAAAAGACATAA
- a CDS encoding DUF3236 domain-containing protein has translation MDFEKTIKNAYAESVEGERFGDTEEELLSLQKHIRSCKRIVVPNRNTVKTKAINEVLTKFNLPSAEHLCIHTNSADLSRTPAITKALMALDTCDCDLVIARGRLGVPGSGSLLVIMDKKGRILSAATSPSHILHGKKVEDAVRDEITHALLRIGFMVVE, from the coding sequence ATGGATTTCGAGAAAACAATCAAAAATGCCTATGCAGAATCTGTTGAAGGGGAACGATTTGGTGATACAGAAGAGGAATTATTATCACTCCAAAAACACATCCGCTCCTGTAAGAGAATCGTGGTTCCCAACAGAAACACAGTAAAAACAAAGGCCATAAATGAAGTTTTAACCAAATTCAATTTACCAAGTGCTGAGCATTTGTGTATACACACCAACTCTGCAGATCTATCAAGAACTCCTGCCATTACCAAAGCCCTCATGGCCCTGGATACCTGTGATTGTGATCTGGTAATTGCCAGAGGACGCCTGGGAGTTCCAGGTTCTGGATCATTACTGGTGATAATGGATAAAAAAGGTAGAATATTATCTGCAGCCACATCACCCTCCCATATTCTACATGGTAAGAAAGTAGAAGATGCAGTCCGAGATGAAATAACCCATGCTCTTTTGAGAATTGGATTTATGGTGGTGGAATGA
- a CDS encoding SAM-dependent methyltransferase HcgC family protein, with the protein MIIKERGITEEVYTMYSGMKTGDIINQIGDVKCEATLNWVESLDVNIDRTVIVGAYITGMKLAERFKEFSKVTVIDIHPHLESLLGDGVHFTDDLTRISDADLVIDTTGLGGLSPESVREFVNSDVSLFMVEDPTSDGSDNSIMEKSNITERLELASSQYKGILKTGGLNTKTSGTMTMTIEILRNSLHDLLKSKGVLYGVAGMNFYEGVLFKEKNYPKFTKLMTEPAMIISALQPISPDDTMEEYLQKIDSVVADVSI; encoded by the coding sequence ATGATCATCAAGGAAAGGGGAATCACTGAAGAGGTATACACCATGTATTCCGGAATGAAAACCGGAGATATCATAAACCAAATCGGTGATGTTAAATGTGAAGCCACCCTCAACTGGGTAGAATCACTGGATGTAAATATAGATAGGACAGTTATTGTAGGGGCTTATATCACCGGGATGAAACTGGCTGAACGATTTAAAGAGTTTTCAAAGGTCACAGTTATTGATATCCACCCCCACCTTGAATCTCTTCTGGGTGATGGGGTTCATTTTACAGATGATTTAACCCGGATCAGTGATGCGGACCTGGTGATTGACACCACCGGTCTGGGGGGATTGAGCCCAGAATCAGTCAGGGAATTTGTAAATTCCGATGTATCCTTATTCATGGTAGAAGATCCCACCTCTGATGGTAGCGATAACAGTATCATGGAAAAAAGCAACATAACAGAACGCTTAGAACTGGCCAGCTCTCAGTATAAGGGAATCCTTAAAACCGGTGGTTTGAATACAAAAACTTCTGGAACCATGACCATGACCATTGAAATCCTCAGAAATTCCCTTCATGATTTATTAAAAAGTAAGGGAGTTCTTTACGGGGTAGCTGGTATGAATTTTTATGAGGGAGTCCTTTTTAAAGAAAAAAACTACCCTAAATTCACAAAACTCATGACAGAACCTGCAATGATCATATCTGCTCTGCAACCCATCTCTCCAGATGATACAATGGAAGAATACCTGCAAAAAATTGATTCTGTGGTGGCTGATGTTAGCATCTGA
- a CDS encoding hydrogenase iron-sulfur subunit, protein MSENDPKILGFCCNWCCYGGADTAGTARMQYPPNVRILRVMCSGRINPSMILKAFKEGADGVFVGGCHMGDCHYDAGNYKWKRRAKMIEDLLPEFGIDKERFRFEWISASEGEKFQKTMKEFSNTIKSEGPLQRKFPKESNH, encoded by the coding sequence ATGTCTGAAAATGATCCAAAAATATTGGGATTTTGTTGTAACTGGTGTTGTTACGGAGGTGCAGACACTGCAGGTACTGCCCGAATGCAGTACCCACCTAATGTCAGAATTTTACGGGTGATGTGCTCCGGTAGAATCAACCCATCAATGATACTCAAAGCATTCAAAGAGGGAGCAGATGGTGTTTTTGTAGGAGGCTGTCATATGGGCGACTGTCACTACGATGCAGGGAACTACAAATGGAAACGAAGGGCTAAAATGATTGAAGATCTCCTGCCAGAATTTGGTATTGATAAAGAAAGGTTCCGTTTTGAATGGATCTCAGCCTCTGAGGGTGAAAAGTTCCAGAAAACAATGAAAGAATTCAGTAATACCATAAAATCAGAAGGACCTCTCCAAAGGAAATTCCCCAAAGAATCCAACCACTGA
- the hmdB gene encoding 5,10-methenyltetrahydromethanopterin hydrogenase cofactor biosynthesis protein HmdB — protein sequence MINKIIKRALNEEDLRKDEVLELFRTKSHENTLKIFEAASKLRDSKNRSIKLTSTVHLTNLCKVTPKCKYCGFAAKTSSEGYYHSFTKTEDEILMAARSVERSGIPRVSCSGAHGYNGEHAVQAAKIVKENTKLELLVNVGSDLNNEALKQLAEYQTDTVCCNLETINQKLFNHLKPGELLKDRLMVCKMVNDVDIELSSGLLIGVGESYQDRVNHLFLLKEFSTLGEIPIMGFNPYLDTPMADHPPCSLIEQMKTIAITRLMFNDLRITVPTPTIGPENVKFSLLSGADNVATVIPDDYPLDVKGVGSPSCGNLKEVISTIKELGLNPEINEIPCPVKEVGITEI from the coding sequence TTGATAAACAAAATTATCAAAAGGGCGTTAAATGAAGAAGATTTAAGAAAAGATGAAGTTCTGGAATTGTTCAGAACAAAATCTCATGAAAACACCCTTAAAATTTTTGAAGCTGCTTCAAAACTACGAGATTCCAAAAACAGGAGTATTAAACTCACCTCAACTGTTCATTTAACCAATTTATGTAAAGTAACCCCAAAATGTAAATACTGTGGTTTTGCAGCTAAAACCTCCTCTGAAGGATACTATCATTCTTTCACAAAAACAGAAGATGAAATATTAATGGCCGCCAGATCTGTGGAAAGATCTGGAATTCCCCGGGTCAGCTGCTCCGGCGCCCATGGATACAACGGAGAGCATGCTGTTCAAGCGGCAAAGATTGTGAAAGAAAACACCAAACTGGAGTTGCTGGTGAATGTTGGTTCTGATCTAAATAATGAAGCCCTGAAACAACTTGCAGAATACCAGACTGACACAGTGTGCTGTAACCTTGAAACAATAAACCAGAAACTATTCAATCATCTAAAACCTGGTGAACTACTTAAAGACAGGTTAATGGTATGTAAAATGGTAAACGACGTGGATATAGAACTCTCATCTGGTCTGCTTATTGGAGTTGGCGAATCGTACCAGGACCGTGTAAACCATCTGTTTTTACTTAAAGAATTCTCCACCCTGGGTGAAATACCAATTATGGGCTTTAATCCTTATTTAGACACACCCATGGCAGATCATCCGCCCTGTTCACTGATTGAACAGATGAAAACCATTGCTATAACCAGATTGATGTTCAATGATTTACGGATCACTGTTCCCACCCCCACCATTGGCCCGGAAAATGTTAAGTTTTCATTGTTATCCGGAGCAGATAATGTTGCAACTGTAATTCCAGACGACTATCCTCTGGATGTTAAGGGGGTTGGTTCTCCAAGTTGTGGAAACCTTAAAGAAGTTATTAGCACCATTAAAGAACTTGGACTTAACCCCGAAATTAATGAAATCCCATGCCCGGTTAAAGAAGTGGGAATCACTGAGATATAA
- a CDS encoding molybdopterin oxidoreductase family protein → MLKIAHTICPSCSVGCGVNLIIKNQEAVGTYPYKRHPVNQGKNCKKGRDSFHILNENRLENPLIKKTGLEQVSWDDALGAAGSKMKSYSPSEIGIIASGNCTNKEYETLKKFAKSMGVENVGYNAGTVPSFDFETATLDDVENSSTIMIIGDVLKENPLLGRRVILAHENGANIISVDLFEKTLTGINSDEYIQVESMSEFSEISKKILPQLNESSTVLIENLKTREEFENVLKIFQDSDAKILPVLEDCNSRGAMNHLPALNKDELKEILEKVKLLYVVGDDPASYLGESMKNLDFIITEGYSVTETVLMSDVVLPGTCWAEKSGSFTSTTGETQKISKIVEAPGDAKDDVNIMMELAEKTGLEL, encoded by the coding sequence ATGTTGAAAATCGCACATACCATCTGCCCATCCTGCAGTGTAGGATGCGGAGTGAACCTTATAATCAAAAACCAGGAAGCAGTGGGAACTTATCCCTACAAAAGACATCCGGTAAACCAGGGAAAAAACTGTAAAAAAGGAAGAGATTCATTCCATATATTGAATGAAAACCGCTTAGAAAATCCACTGATAAAAAAAACAGGTTTAGAACAGGTAAGCTGGGATGATGCCCTTGGGGCAGCTGGTTCAAAGATGAAATCGTATTCTCCAAGTGAAATTGGAATTATTGCCTCTGGAAACTGCACCAACAAGGAATATGAAACCCTGAAAAAATTCGCCAAATCAATGGGTGTTGAAAACGTTGGTTACAATGCAGGGACTGTTCCATCATTTGATTTTGAAACAGCCACCCTAGACGACGTTGAAAACTCAAGTACTATCATGATAATAGGCGATGTTTTAAAAGAAAACCCTTTATTGGGCCGTCGAGTTATTTTAGCACACGAGAATGGTGCCAATATAATATCTGTGGATTTATTTGAAAAAACACTCACCGGAATAAATTCTGATGAATACATACAGGTAGAATCAATGTCTGAATTTTCAGAAATTAGTAAAAAAATCCTTCCCCAACTCAATGAATCATCCACAGTCCTGATTGAGAATCTAAAAACCAGAGAAGAATTTGAAAATGTCCTTAAAATCTTCCAGGATTCTGATGCCAAAATATTACCCGTACTTGAAGATTGCAACAGTAGAGGAGCTATGAACCATCTACCTGCATTGAATAAAGATGAATTGAAGGAGATCCTGGAAAAGGTGAAACTTTTGTACGTGGTAGGTGATGACCCTGCATCTTACTTGGGTGAATCCATGAAAAACTTGGATTTCATTATTACAGAAGGTTATTCTGTTACTGAAACTGTTTTGATGTCTGATGTGGTTTTACCAGGAACCTGCTGGGCTGAAAAGTCAGGATCATTCACCAGCACCACTGGAGAAACTCAAAAAATCTCAAAAATAGTTGAAGCACCAGGAGATGCCAAGGACGACGTGAACATTATGATGGAACTGGCTGAAAAAACAGGACTGGAGTTGTAA
- a CDS encoding Coenzyme F420 hydrogenase/dehydrogenase, beta subunit C-terminal domain, protein MEPQFLLAKAKDEEIAKKGECGGAVSALFKYLLDQELVDGVLTLTRGDDVYDGIPTLLENSDDLIETCGSLHCAPTMFGDLISKQLADMRLAVSVKPCDAMAIKELEKRHQIDSNAIYKVGLNCGGTVMPITARKMIEMFYDVDPEDVVAEEIDKGKFIIELSDGTHKAVEIDELEEKEYGRRKNCQRCELKIPRNANLACGNWGAEPGWTFIEVVTEKGRELVENARKNGYLEVKTPSEKAIAIREKIEGVMIKLARKFQDKYLEENYPAPNNWDEYWNRCIKCYACRDVCPLCFCKECDLEKDFYADENEITPDPLTFQGVRLSHMSFSCVNCGQCEDVCPMEIPLARIYHRMQKKYKGETGFVAGVSEELPPLYSPEKE, encoded by the coding sequence ATGGAACCACAATTTTTACTTGCCAAAGCAAAAGACGAAGAAATAGCCAAAAAAGGAGAATGTGGAGGTGCTGTCAGCGCTTTATTTAAATATCTTCTAGACCAGGAACTGGTTGATGGAGTTTTAACACTCACCAGAGGAGACGATGTATACGATGGTATCCCCACACTGCTTGAGAATTCAGATGACCTAATAGAAACTTGCGGATCCCTGCACTGTGCACCAACCATGTTCGGAGATCTGATAAGTAAACAGTTAGCTGACATGCGACTGGCAGTCAGTGTGAAACCCTGCGATGCCATGGCCATAAAGGAACTGGAAAAAAGGCACCAGATCGACAGCAATGCCATCTACAAGGTAGGGCTTAACTGTGGAGGTACAGTGATGCCCATCACTGCCCGGAAAATGATCGAAATGTTCTATGATGTGGACCCAGAAGACGTAGTGGCCGAAGAAATCGATAAAGGTAAATTCATCATAGAATTATCCGACGGGACCCATAAAGCTGTTGAAATTGATGAACTAGAAGAAAAAGAGTACGGTAGGCGGAAAAACTGCCAGAGATGCGAACTGAAAATACCTCGAAACGCAAATCTGGCCTGTGGAAACTGGGGAGCAGAACCTGGCTGGACCTTCATTGAAGTTGTGACTGAAAAAGGCAGGGAACTGGTGGAAAATGCCCGGAAAAATGGATACTTAGAAGTTAAAACCCCATCGGAAAAAGCAATTGCCATAAGAGAGAAGATTGAGGGAGTGATGATAAAGTTAGCCCGTAAATTCCAGGATAAATATCTGGAAGAAAATTATCCCGCCCCTAATAACTGGGATGAATACTGGAACCGGTGCATAAAATGCTATGCCTGTCGGGATGTGTGTCCACTGTGTTTCTGTAAAGAATGTGACCTTGAAAAAGATTTCTATGCTGATGAAAATGAAATAACACCAGATCCACTCACTTTCCAGGGAGTTAGATTGTCCCATATGAGTTTCAGCTGTGTAAACTGTGGACAGTGCGAGGATGTGTGTCCCATGGAGATCCCACTGGCTCGAATCTATCACAGAATGCAGAAAAAGTACAAAGGTGAAACTGGATTCGTAGCTGGTGTGAGTGAAGAATTACCCCCACTGTACAGTCCAGAAAAGGAATAA